GCTGCTACACTGAAAGGTTTTGCACAAGCTGTGTGGGAGGAATGGGCCTGGGGCAGCCAGGGCAGATCCAAGTGGGAATGGGGGAACGAGGCAGAGGATTTTCATGGGAATGATGGAAATGAGGTTGAAAGGGTGAGATGGTGCTGGTGtccaggggaaggagggaggtaACAAAGTGGTGCCTTGGAGGAGATGCCAACCTGGAGGTTGTTTTGAAGAAAGCTGGTGAGAAGCTGGTGAAAAATCTTCAGTGGAAAACTGCTGTGCCAGGTTGGATCATGTTGGGAATGCTCTGCAGAGATCCTCTGGGCTGTGTGGCACAGTGCCTCTGCTGGGATTGAGCCTCCTCTTCCAATATGAACCCAAGATGAAGATGAGTTTGGTGCCCTTCATGGCATGGAGGGATCAGAGCACCTCCCTGGGGTGGAGCAGCCAGAAAATCCAACTGGGCAGAGGAAGATCCTATCTCCAGGAGGAGCCTTTGCAGTCCTCAGAGGACAGAGAGATTGGGCCAAGGTTTTTGTCTCCTTGACCTggtgagaaaataaatgagtgCTGAGAAACTGAAGATATTGTCTTGGAGCAATGAGGGTGCTGGAGAAATAtccccccagggctggaggtgaACAGCAGAGCCTGCTGGAAAGGAAGCTGGCTCATTGCACCACCAGGAGCATCTCCAGGATGTGGGATCAGCAGGATCCAAGTCCATCACCTGGACCTTTATCTACCCCAAGGCCTTGGTTGGGGGTGGCTGGATGCTGAGAGCTTTCCAAGAACTTCCTGCTGCCCAGTTCTGCTTTGCTGGTGCTTTCTTGCCTTTTGCTGGGCAAGTGCAGAGAGAAATCCCTGTGCCATGCtggtgctttcctggagcctGAAATCAGCCATGGGACACATCCAGAGGTGTTATGAGCATGTGGCAACACTGAGGGGACACCAGGGCTGGAAGCAAATCACCCTTTCCATGCTCAGGAAGATCCATCTCATGCTCTGTATTCTGCAAGCACTGGgatgctgctgaggagctgatTTTGCTGATTTCGGAGAACACGGGGTGAAAATCAGACCCAAGTCCTTGcttcccagggctgtgtcctTCAGGAATCCAAGGTACAGAAGGATCCAGCCTGGGTTCCATAGGCACAGTCTCAAACCTGTAGCACTCGTGTGCTGCTGCCAAATgctctggtttgggtttttttggtttgtttttttttttttttttgcaagggaCAGCATCACCAGGGGCACCCCCAGcattccagctctccctggtCTCACCCTGATCCCAGAGGGATGATGCTGCCACAGCTGCTCATGGCCAGGGATATTTGGGTGCTGAGAGAGATggtgcccatggcagggatgcTGGCCAGGTCCTGGAGAGCCCACGGGGATCTAAAGTAAGGAATAATCTCAAAAACTCTTCCCTGTATGACTGGGGTCAATGCCACCAGTTTTGTCCTTGATATTTTGGGACTATGGTCAAGCAGCTTCCTGGCACATGTACCTGAGCTCTGCCACAGCTTCTTGCACCCCAGGAGGGACCTTGGGTGCTGTAGCATCAGGTGTGGGACATTTCCAGTCCCCATTTGTCCATGGGCTGCCCACATTTGTTGCCTTCCCTATGTCTGGGGTTGCACATCACCCCTTCCCAGGGCTGTACCCACCCTCTGTGGCTCCCAGAGCAGGTAGGAGAtgctggaggggggggtggcGGAGGGGGGGCGGCGAAGGGGGGGCATTGTACTGCCCTGGGTTTTCAGCCATCCTGCAATGaggaggggctgcagaggggatgTAATTATATAGGGATTTGCCTAGATCCAGGCGTAGGATCCAGGTATAGGATTGGGCAGGCCATGGGCTTTGCAGTATCATGGTGATGTGTGTGCTCAGGGGGGACAGGATGGGGTGATGGTCCCTTCTGTGTCCCTCCATCCTACAAGACTCCCATGAATCCATGCAATCCAGGATCTAATTGATGCTTAAGGGGATAAAGGACAAATGACATGCCCAAGGAATGAGATACTGATGGAATCCATGCCTGACACATCCCAGGCTCCAAAACCATCCTGCCTCCACAAATCTGTGAAGTGTCAGGAGGTCTCCCTGGGACAGGGATGTGCTGGGCAATTCCATGGATATGCTGAGCCTTCGTATGGCTGGTGTTggtggaggagggagagggatgcTCAGTCCCATGTAGCTGTAAAGATCTCATGGGGTCCTGCAGGGCAGGATGAGACCCAGCATTAGAGGGAGCAAACCTGGGTTGGCAAGAAGGTGATTTTTGGAAGAGTCTGATGGCCAGAAGAGGGGATGTCCTGGACTTGGTGAGTCAGGAGCATTAGCAGCAGGAGCACTTGTGAGCACCCAGGAGCTAAGATCTCAGAATAGTGGTTCCCTCCCTTGGAGTgagttgatttttatttattgcaattAATATCTTGCCTTTTCCATGAAactttttcaagaaaagagCTGGTTTCAAAACTTGGTCCCCATTCCTTCTTTCCCACCCTGGGCTGGAAGGAGGTGGCAGTGAGGGAGAAAGCCAGGGCAGACTTGTGGCAGGGCagaaggttttgggttttggtgacAGATTGGAAATCCCCAGAGCCTCAGATGGGGGATGGTTTCACCTCCACTGACCTGGCTGCTCTTGTGGTGGCCAGGAGCAAGGTGTTGGCTGATGTTTCCTTGCAAAACTGCCTGGCCAAACCCTGTACAGCTCGAGGAACTAAAGTGCTCATAGCATGAAAAAGCCTCAGCACAAAACACCCttactgctgggaaaagctttttttgggggggttgtcTGCCACAGGCTCAAATCCAAGCTTTCCCAAGCACTGCTGTGATTTCTGTCCACAGGCAGCTCCAAACTCAGGGCTAGAACCAGCCCCAGAGTGCAGAACCTGGGGATCactcttttccccttctgctgTGGGCAATTTTTATGCCTGAAATATGCTTTTGCctccatttatttattaacagCATATCAAAGGTCAGGAGCGGGCTGGCCTCATCCTGCCCCCTCGgacctccctcccccccaaaaaaaaaaattatggggCTTAAGCAAATCTATGTGCAAGGGTAAAGCAAAGGAATGATTTGTGATTCCTccaaaaatcagcattttcagtGCCTGGGGTGAGAGGAGATTGATTTGCCTGGTGATCCCTGTGGGTACCTTAATGAAGGGTTTAAAGGTTTCAAAGTGACCCAGTGCTTTGTGACTTAGGCAAAAAGCTTGGGGGTGAGTGCtgggggctgaggagggggtgTCAGGTgcagcccccccttcccccatcTTGCATTCTGCTTTGCCATTTTTGGGTGAAATTTCACTTCAGCTTGGCTCCTCTTGGTGAGGGGTTTCTGCTACCCCATGACTTGCAGTGCAGAGCATCCAAGGTGCAGTGAGTTTGTGGGGTCTCAGCCCAGCCCATGCCCCTATCCTGCCCCTTGGCTAGGTGAGGGCATGCTGCCTGTGTTCTCTTCCCACTTGCCAAGGTTTGCAGCCCTGGATtaaccccccccaaaccccacgCAAATCCCACAGCCACCTGGGAGCTGCCCTGTTGTTTGCTGCCATAATCTGTTTTGAAAaggcagcccctgctgctggtttttttccaattagGCCCTGGGAGATGACTCTGGTAAGGCAGTGGCTGGGCTAATTTACCAGGCAGACATTTCATTGAATTAGCCCTTGAGCTGCAGAGCAAAAAACCCTGagagcagagcctgggctggggcaggagggtcAGCAAAAAACTGTGCTCTGCCCAAGCCTAAAACCTGTTCCCATGTCTCAGGTTACTGCTCCACCCTTGTTGGATGCAGAGGGTGAGCTCAGCTTTGGTGGGACATGACAGGAGAGGAAGGATGGGGAGTTTCTCAGCTGGAGTTTAgagtgctggcagctggcaaAAATCCCTTCCCATCGACTTGCAAACCCTGCAGATCAGCCCTGGACGTCATTGAAGGAGAATAAATATAGAAGCCCGTgatgctgctccttcccagagTCACTTTTCAGGCCATAACTTTGTGCTGTGAGGCAACATCAATTAAGGAAAATGTATCTCTGCAGCAATGCTGCCTGTCTGCCTGGAGGACTTGGATATGGCCAGGGACCCTCCCTCCAcctgctcctgtccccaccAGGGACAGAGTGACACCTCTGCCTGGCATCTCAGATCACATCCCAAAAGCTGGCAAAGGGCTGGGAAGGTAGTGCAGCACCACTTCTCcaaatcttaattttattcaGCAATGGTTTTCACACCAGAGGGTCCCCATACCCACCCTGGGGTTGCAGCCCCCTCTCCTGAGCTGCCCCtgagcaggaaaagaaggataTTGGAATATTTCCCCATCTGTCAACTTCCTTGCTAAGCCTGAAGGAGAAATGGGAGTACATCCCAGGGAGTTTTGCAAGAGGTGGATGTCCCTGCCATTCTTCTGCACCTCATCCTTGCCACTGGGCTCAGCTTGGCTCCCAGTGCAGCCTGAGGCTTTTAGGGGAGCCCTAAATGTGTTGGGCTGGGATGCTAAAACTGTGTGGTGCCCCAAATTCTCCTTTCTCAGCAGGCTAGGATGTGCCTGGGGATGAAAAATGGAGGTGGGAGGTGAAAAATGAAGGTATCCCCATCACAGggatgcagctgctggggctgctgtgtgTCTCCTGCAAGGGCTGGTAGAGGCCAATGTAGTTGTCCTGCCCCTTTCTGGTCATATTTATCTTAAAATTCCCAAGACCTGAGGTTGGAGCTATTGCTCCTTCCCTGGGAGATGTTAGACCCCCTTCTGCATCGTTGTAGAAGAAGGCTGTGGGCTAGAGAAGGCTGTTTTGATAGGCACAAACTGGGTAGAAAATGAGCTGCCAGGAAGGAGAatttgggggggaggaagggaggaaacttcctcttctctgaaagcagagctgaggaaaagtAGCAGtcctcttctgttttgctttttggttttttttctctttgaagcaTTCACTTTTTTAATAAGGAATAATAATTGGTGAAACACCAATCCCAGCAAGCTGGGAATTCAAGAGACTGGGCACATGGAAGCCCGTGCATTCCTCAAGACAGCCCCAGTTGGATTTGGAGGTGACCAAAGGCTCTTCAGAGCCACTCTCTCCCCTTCTTGGGTGATTCTCCAAGGCTACCTGCTCACTCCAAACTTTGGGCTAAATCAGATGCTGCTCTCTGAGCTCTAAATCAAATCACAGCTCCCATGAAATGAAGTTCTCTggatgcaggcagctgcctgctctaTCCATCActccctgcctcccagcacagccctcctAGGGGGTCACTAAAGGTCAACATTTGCCATTTCCAGCCACCAGCGTCAGCTTTTCCCTCTTCAGGATGCCACTCAGAGAGGCTGTGTCTCCCTTGAAGGCTCCCCTATGTTTGTTTCCCCTGCTGACCCTGGTTGCATTTTGGGGTTCGGTTTGGTACCAGGGTCTATTATTAGGGACCATTATTAGGGTCTATTATTAGGTCTATATTGGATTCCCTGGTGGATGGAGATATTAGCTGGGTGATGGAGCTATTGATTGAtttcttggggggggggatttgttggattttttggtGTGTGAGAGTGGCTTGAGGAGGAAACCCAATGCACACACGACTTTTGGTTCCATATGGAAACCTTCCAAGAGCTGCAAATCAATTTATGGAAGGCTGGATCCTGCAAATCACAGCAGCCAAGTGAGGAGGGGGGGTGATTTTTCGGGTGGGGAGCTCACTACGGTGCCCCCCAACTCCGTGGgcagtgaggggctgggggcagagTTGGGGAGGTCTCATCTGGAAGCTGTCACCTCCCTCCATTAATTAAGGCTGGACGGGTAATTAGATCTCAGCTGGCACTTGGGCCCTATCAATTAGCTGGGCTCTGGAGGAGGCACAGAGGGAGGTGGAGGCTGGTAATGAAATGTGCTTGCACCAGGCACCAACAGAAGGTGGGTGCACCCATTTCACATTTGGTGAAATTTCAGGTTTCAGGCAGAGGATCCTGGTGGTTTGTGTTTACCCAtcttttcagcatcttttttcctgtcaggctgcctaaaaaaaagcaatttatttcacCACTCTGCAGAGACAGAGGTAGCATCAGTGTGGATGGGGACACTGAGCAGTCCATTcgggaagggggggagaggctgacagtgatttttttttccttttttctttctcccagggctgccagcaTCTCCCCATGGCCATGCAGCACTGTCTGTACCAGACATTTGCCCCTGGGCTGGTGTGACCCTGCCTGTCCTGTTCCAGGTAGGTGAAAATGGGGCAgtgggggggacactggggctCAGCCTTCCATCCCCTCCGGGGCAGCTGAGCCCCTTTACCATCAACACCCAAACACATCAGCTGCCTGGGAGGTGATGCATCCACCTTctctgtaattaattttaaaaaaggaaaaagctgagtgCTGACTAAGCCAGCCCTTCACGCTCTGACCCTCCTGGAGTCATGAGCTGCTGAGAGCTCCTGCTGAGTATTTCTCTGAGCTTAGGAAATGTCTCCTCTCCTTGCtccaaatttaaaataaataaatatatatcaCCATCATCCTCTGCAGGACCCAAAATGCTTTTTGCACCATGGAGGCTCCCAAGGGGCACAGGCAGGTGCCCCTGCGGGATGTAGAACATAAAGCAGGCTTCTCACAGGTCCCAAATCAAATTTTTGGGAAGTGGGGAAACCAATTGAGAGGGGTGCTCTTGGGCCTCTCTCTCCACTTCTCCCAGGGCCAACACTTCTGTGAGTGGATGTAAGAAGCTCTCAGGTCCCACAGTATGGGGGGGGTGGCTGTGGGAACTGCTCAGCTCATGTTGGAGCCCCCATTTAATCTGTCAGTGCCCATCAGGCAGGCAGGGTGGACTTTTTGGGCTCACACTATCAGAGCTGATGAGTTCAAAGGCTCCTCTGGCTTTTCCCTGTAGAAATCCATGCttggtttttctgtgttttgaagcagaaactttatttttggctgggaagggggaggatGACCTGTGAGGGGACTGCCGGGTGTTTCCCAAACACCCCAAGCCAGAGGCAGGGGTGGCAGTGAGGGGACACAATGCTGCATCTCCAGTGTCACCTCCAAAGAAGAGAACTACGATATTTGGTGTTAGTTTTCCAGATGGGGAAAGGAGGAATAGTGGTATGATATTTTGGGATGCCTCATGGACATCAATCACATCTGTGAAGTGGTGATAAAGCCACGGGGTAGGTGACATCCCTGTCCTGGGGTGATGCATGTCCCTGTGGGTCCTGCCTTTCAGAGTTTGATGGAGAATTGGTCGGATGACAGCGGGAACTGTTGTTATCACCGGGGGAATCCTAGCAACTGTGATCCTACTGTGCATCATTGCTGTCCTCTGTTACTGTAGGCTACAGGTGAGCACCATGGCTGTCCCCTAGCTTGTCACCAACCCCAGCagtgctcctgctcctcaggcCAAAATCCTGCTGCAGGGGGGCTTCTTTCCCATCATGGGCAAGGATTTGAAAACCCTTTTGCCCCAGGTGCTGCAGAGTTATGtcctttcctcttctgagcACAGGGGGAGCTCCCCAAAGAGTTGTAAGTGTAATTTAGGTGTAGGCTTGGCTGGGTTTGCAATACCAGATGGagattttaaatttgtttccCCATTCCCCTTGTAAATTAAACAAGGAGGCTTTCAACAACCTCCTGCTCTTTAAAAGTTAATGTGAAGTGTGTACTGTGCAGCAGCACCCATAGGATGATGAAAAGCCCAGCGGTTACTTGGAGTTGTTTCCAACTGGCACAAGTAAAATACTCCTTGCCAACCTggctgggaagagagaggatgagttcccaggcagctgcctcctgcagcatGCTCAGGTCCTGACTCTCGATTTGCAGGACCCAGGTATTCATGGAGCAGAGGGGCATGAGGGGAGTGGGGATGAGGCTGAGAAGCTGAGTCTGCCCGCCGGCTTCTCTCTAATGCAACTCCTTCCTTTCTGCCCAGTACTATTGCTGCAAGAAAGATGACTCTGGTGAGGAAGAGGACGAGGAAGAGGAAGAACTTGACCTTCCCACCCACTTGCACTTGGGCACCTGCAatgcctgcagcagctcccacgTGGTGGACAGGCAGGGcagccctgtgtccccctgCAGTGAGCTCAACCAGCACGGGGCCCCCAATTACTGCCCCACCTGCTCTCCCTAtgcctccccccctcctttttacATCCGGACTGATGACATGGTGCACAACGGGGGGGAGAGGGTGGCCTATGCCCCAGCCTGCTACAAGGAGATGGGGCCACCCATCACcatggctgctctgcagagctacTCGCTGAGCCGCCGGGGCCTCCTCCGCGAGAGCTTCCCCAACCCACGGGCAGTCAGCACCGAGGTGTAGGCACCCTGGGTGCCTGGGTGTCCCCAGCTGGTGCCTGCTGGAAGGGGCTTTTCactttggcttttttggggAAAGAGGGGCAGAGAGGACCCCCAAAGCCCAACCAAGACCAGCAGCATCCCCTCTGCTGAACCGCCCAGCACAGCAAAACTTTTAAGGGCAAGAAGATAAGAGAGAGACCTCGAAGGGCGACGTTAAACCGGCCACCTCCAAACCCATCACAAGTGTCATTATTATTCTACTCTGTCTCCTGACGAGGCTTGTCTAACGAGGGCTATGTACAGTACAACCTCATTTAATTACCCCCAGGCTCCACTGACTTCCTGAGAGAGGTCTCTGGTGTCAGTGTCCCCACGCAGCTACCCAAGGAGATGACCAACACGTTCAGCAAGTCCTGCCCCTGAGCTGCGACTGGTgacaggaaagcaaagaaggaTGTGGATGGTCCTGCTCCCCTCATACTGCATTAGTTGCCACTAACAGTTTAGCTTTTGTGTTCCAGTGGAAGGTAGGACACCACCTCCCACCTGCTTCGGGATCTGCAGATGGTGAAGAAGCTGAAGGCGTTAATTCCGGTCACCGCCGGGGGAGGTGAAGTTGCTCACAAAATGGCTCACATACACACATGGGCACAGGGTGATCCTTCTGCGGCTGAAGCTCCACCTCTTCTACTCTTCACAAGCTTTCTTAGGAACGATTTTAACTTGGACCCAACAAAAGTGACAAGATTTTTTATGTATGGAAAGAGTTGAGCCCCTAAATGACTTCAGTTTTGGTCACCTTCAGCACTGAAGTCGCCTTCAGTTTGGTCACCCTACCCATCCTACCCCAACTGCCAGAGATGGGCTGGCTTtaggactttttttccttttgaccTCACATCTCCTACTTAGTGGGACCCACAGTGGGAGAGTGCTGTTCAAGTGATCAGTGTCCCACACCCCCATTTGGCTTTTGAAAGATGATGATGACCCAAAGCTGGGTTCACCGTGGCTCGTACCGACGGATGATGACTCTGCCTTTCCACAAAAATGAATGTGGGAAAGTTCCTTCTTCCACCATAAATCCAATTAGGTGAAAATTTACTAAAAGGACATTTTCATCATTCACAGGCACAGGACCACCCGGCCAAGCACTTCTCATTCATGGAAGGGAGGAGGGACCCAAACTGCAATGATCCCCATAGCCCCGTGGCTGCTGTTGGAAGGAACAGCTGGAAACACTCCTCATGGCTTTGGAATATAGGGTATGGCTTCTCTGAAGTGGGAGAGGTGGTTTGTttagttgtttttcttcagagttACAATCTAGAAGtcatcctgctgctcccaggatTTGGACTTTACCTCCAGGTCTCAGCATGGAGCTTTATCAGCCTCGGATGTCTCCGTTGCCAGGCTAAAAGCTGATTTACACTTTGGAGCTGCTCATGCCTTGGCACCTCCTCTCAAACTACCCGAAGAAAAGGAGCCAGATGAACACCAAAGGTAGTGATGGTCCTTGAAACCAAACATATTGCCCCAGCCCACATTTTCCACAGCCTTTTGAGCAAACGTTGAGCACCATCTCCTCAACCTCTGgagcagaaatactttttattgCCATTAGCTGGAGACCAGCTGCATCTCTTTTAGAGAATCtccttcccatctcctctgACATTTAGAGCAGGCACAAGGGAAGgtgaaagaagcagcaaagctctTTGGATCCCACTGCCTGATAGTTCACAGGCAGTCTGAAAATACAGCCTGTAACTGGGAAAATACCTTGGCTAATTCAGTAAATCCCATCATTCTCCACTAGAGCATCTCCTCAGCTCAGTCTCCATCCTGCTGGGTGCCACAAGAAGTTAATAAATCCCAGCCTGACTTACAGCCTGCCAGCCCTGTGATGCTGGTCCCTTGTAGGGCACAGATTGCAGGCTCAGTGGTTCCTAGCACCCAA
The genomic region above belongs to Heliangelus exortis chromosome 8, bHelExo1.hap1, whole genome shotgun sequence and contains:
- the LOC139799317 gene encoding protein FAM163A-like; its protein translation is MTAGTVVITGGILATVILLCIIAVLCYCRLQYYCCKKDDSGEEEDEEEEELDLPTHLHLGTCNACSSSHVVDRQGSPVSPCSELNQHGAPNYCPTCSPYASPPPFYIRTDDMVHNGGERVAYAPACYKEMGPPITMAALQSYSLSRRGLLRESFPNPRAVSTEV